Proteins from one Rosa chinensis cultivar Old Blush chromosome 7, RchiOBHm-V2, whole genome shotgun sequence genomic window:
- the LOC112176179 gene encoding nitrate reductase [NAD(P)H], producing the protein MAASVQQNRQFPHIEPALNGVVRSSFKSSTPNRHFQDITTSPKSSAPIDDYDESSSSDDENDESIVEYMDLVRRGNRELEPSILDPRDEATSDSWVERNPSMVRLTGKHPFNSEAPLSRLMHHGFITPVPLHYVRNHGVVPKATWHDWTVEVTGLVKRPARFTMDQLTTEFRTRELPVTLVCAGNRRKEQNMVKQTVGFNWGAAGVSTSVWRGVRLRDVLKRCGIYSRKGGALNVCFEGAEDLPGGGGSKYATSLRKEVAMDESRDIILAYMQNGERLAPDHGFPVRVIIPGFIGGRMVKWLKRIVVTTKESDCYYHYKDNRVLPSHVDAELANAEAWWYKPEYIINELNINSVITTPSHEEILSINSWTRPYTLKGYAYSGGGKKVTRVEVTLDGGETWHVCDLDHQEKPNKYGKYWCWCFWSLDVEVLNLLVAKEIAVRAWDETHNTQPEKLIWNVMGMMNNCWFRVKINVLPHRGEIGIVFEHPTKPGNQSGGWMAKERRLETESNASLKKSVSSPFMNTSSKVYSMSEVKRHNTPQSTWIVVHGHVYDCTRFLNDHPGGADSILINAGTDCTEEFEAIHSDKAKKMLEEYRIGEVVGTTGYASDSSSPNNTVHGPPRISTVDSMSSLTNFLAPIKEITLKSVALNPREKIPCKLVTKTSISHDVRIFRFALPSEDQGLGLPVGKHIFLCATIEGKLCMRAYTPTSSIDEVGYFDLVVKVYFKNVHPRFPNGGLMSQYLDSLPIGSSLDVKGPLGHIEYNGKGNFLVHGKPKFAKKLAMIAGGTGITPIYQVAQAILKDPEDHTEMHVVYANRTEEDILLREELDGWAKEHERFNVWYVVENGKEGWEYSVGFITESILREHVPDGSDGSLALACGPPPMIQFAVQPNLEKMNYDVKNSLLIF; encoded by the exons ATGGCGGCCTCAGTCCAGCAAAACCGGCAGTTTCCTCACATCGAACCCGCCCTAAACGGCGTCGTCCGCTCCTCTTTCAAATCAAGTACTCCCAACCGCCACTTCCAAGACATCACTACATCCCCGAAAAGCTCGGCCCCAATCGATGACTACGACGAGTCGTCCTCCAGCGACGACGAAAACGACGAGAGCATCGTAGAGTACATGGATTTGGTCCGGAGAGGCAACAGAGAATTAGAGCCGTCGATCTTGGACCCCAGAGATGAGGCCACGTCGGACAGCTGGGTGGAGCGCAACCCCAGTATGGTCCGCCTCACAGGGAAACACCCCTTCAACTCGGAGGCGCCGCTCAGCCGGCTCATGCACCACGGCTTCATCACTCCGGTCCCACTCCACTACGTCCGCAACCACGGTGTTGTCCCCAAGGCCACGTGGCACGACTGGACCGTCGAGGTCACCGGCCTCGTCAAGCGGCCCGCCCGGTTCACCATGGACCAGCTCACCACCGAGTTTCGCACCCGCGAGCTCCCCGTCACCCTCGTCTGCGCGGGAAACCGCCGCAAGGAGCAGAACATGGTGAAGCAGACGGTCGGATTCAACTGGGGCGCCGCCGGCGTCTCCACCTCCGTCTGGCGCGGCGTGCGCCTCCGCGACGTCCTTAAGCGGTGCGGGATCTACAGCCGCAAAGGCGGCGCCCTCAACGTGTGCTTCGAAGGGGCCGAGGACCTGCCAGGTGGCGGTGGGTCCAAGTACGCCACCAGTCTGAGAAAAGAGGTCGCGATGGACGAGAGCAGGGATATCATACTTGCTTACATGCAAAACGGAGAGCGTTTGGCCCCCGATCACGGGTTTCCGGTTCGGGTGATCATACCCGGATTTATAGGGGGCCGGATGGTGAAATGGCTCAAACGCATCGTCGTGACGACGAAGGAGTCGGACTGTTATTATCATTACAAGGACAACAGGGTCCTTCCCTCGCATGTTGATGCCGAGCTGGCCAACGCTGAAG CATGGTGGTACAAGCCGGAGTACATAATCAACGAGCTGAACATAAACTCGGTCATTACGACGCCGTCTCACGAGGAGATATTGTCGATAAACTCGTGGACGAGGCCGTACACCCTCAAAGGCTACGCATATTCCG GAGGGGGTAAGAAAGTGACACGAGTGGAGGTGACTCTAGACGGTGGGGAGACCTGGCACGTCTGCGATCTGGACCACCAAGAGAAGCCGAACAAATATGGGAAATACTGGTGCTGGTGCTTCTGGTCACTGGACGTGGAAGTGCTCAACTTACTGGTAGCCAAAGAGATTGCGGTGAGGGCTTGGGACGAAACCCACAACACTCAGCCCGAAAAGCTCATCTGGAATGTCATG GGAATGATGAACAACTGTTGGTTCCGAGTGAAAATCAATGTGTTGCCACACAGAGGAGAGATTGGAATAGTGTTTGAGCATCCAACCAAACCCGGAAACCAATCCGGCGGGTGGATGGCAAAAGAGAGACGCTTGGAGACCGAATCCAACGCATCCCTCAAGAAGAGTGTCTCTTCACCCTTCATGAACACTTCATCCAAGGTCTACTCAATGTCCGAAGTTAAGAGGCATAACACCCCTCAGTCTACATGGATTGTTGTCCACGGTCACGTCTACGACTGCACTAGATTCCTCAATGACCACCCGGGCGGTGCTGATAGCATTTTGATCAATGCTGGAACAGATTGCACCGAAGAGTTTGAAGCAATCCATTCCGACAAGGCCAAGAAAATGCTTGAGGAATATAGAATAGGCGAGGTGGTCGGTACCACAGGTTACGCCTCGGACTCTAGCTCCCCTAATAATACCGTCCATGGGCCACCAAGAATATCAACGGTGGATTCTATGTCTTCTCTTACGAATTTTTTGGCTCCTATCAAAGAAATCACACTAAAAAGCGTCGCGCTCAATCCGCGCGAGAAAATTCCATGCAAGCTTGTGACCAAGACCTCGATTTCACATGACGTGAGGATATTCAGATTTGCATTGCCTTCAGAAGACCAAGGTCTAGGGTTGCCAGTGGGCAAGCACATATTCTTGTGTGCTACAATTGAGGGCAAGCTTTGCATGAGGGCTTACACACCAACCAGCTCGATTGATGAAGTTGGGTATTTTGATCTGGTGGTCAAGGTGTACTTTAAGAATGTGCACCCTCGGTTCCCTAATGGTGGGCTCATGTCACAGTACTTGGACTCTCTCCCAATTGGGTCGTCTCTAGACGTGAAGGGTCCATTGGGTCACATAGAGTACAACGGTAAAGGTAACTTTTTGGTCCACGGTAAACCCAAGTTTGCAAAGAAACTCGCCATGATTGCCGGAGGGACGGGGATCACACCCATTTACCAAGTAGCACAAGCCATCCTGAAAGACCCGGAGGACCACACCGAAATGCATGTCGTATATGCAAACCGAACCGAAGAGGACATTTTGCTGAGGGAAGAGCTTGATGGTTGGGCTAAAGAGCATGAAAGGTTCAATGTGTGGTATGTGGTGGAGAATGGTAAGGAAGGCTGGGAATACAGTGTGGGATTCATCACGGAGAGCATATTGAGGGAGCATGTTCCCGATGGATCAGACGGTTCTCTTGCGTTGGCGTGCGGGCCCCCACCAATGATCCAGTTTGCCGTGCAGCCAAATCTGGAGAAGATGAACTATGATGTCAAGAATTCGTTGCTGATATTTTGA